In Thermococcus thioreducens, a genomic segment contains:
- a CDS encoding DMT family transporter encodes MNRSELVLLGITAIWGFTFPAMKVSLDYLPPILFLAYRFGIASLLMLFLFRSKVLRRETFREGFILGLTLFFGHGFQIVGLKYTTASNSAFITSLYVVFTPFIAYFILRDRLKLRDILSLAIALTGLYLISGASLNFNYGDLLTVLCALSFAFQIVLVQRFGEKDYLSLAFWQITWNFVFSLAFALLFEPFIVPMDPLPWAGVLYTSIFATVIAFTLQVKHQRNTKAHKAALIYSAEPIFGHIAAFLTIGEILSAKGYLGAALIMTGIWNEVRNQD; translated from the coding sequence ATGAACCGCTCCGAGCTCGTACTCCTCGGCATCACCGCAATATGGGGGTTTACCTTTCCGGCCATGAAGGTTAGCCTCGACTATTTGCCCCCGATACTCTTTTTGGCTTACCGTTTCGGCATAGCGTCGCTCCTCATGCTCTTCCTTTTCCGCTCGAAGGTTTTGAGGCGGGAGACTTTCAGGGAGGGCTTCATCCTCGGGCTGACACTCTTCTTCGGCCACGGCTTCCAGATAGTCGGGCTGAAGTACACGACCGCCTCCAACTCGGCCTTCATAACGTCGCTCTACGTCGTATTCACGCCGTTCATAGCGTATTTCATTCTCCGGGACAGGCTCAAACTCAGGGACATTCTCTCACTCGCAATAGCCCTAACCGGCCTCTACCTCATCTCCGGGGCGAGCCTGAACTTCAACTACGGTGACCTGCTTACAGTTCTCTGCGCCCTCAGCTTTGCCTTTCAGATAGTCCTCGTCCAGCGCTTTGGAGAGAAGGACTACCTCAGCTTAGCCTTCTGGCAGATAACCTGGAACTTTGTCTTTTCGCTGGCCTTCGCCCTCCTGTTTGAGCCCTTCATCGTTCCCATGGACCCGCTGCCCTGGGCGGGGGTGCTGTACACGTCAATCTTCGCCACTGTGATAGCCTTTACCCTCCAGGTGAAACACCAGAGGAACACGAAGGCCCACAAGGCGGCGCTGATTTACTCCGCCGAGCCGATATTCGGGCATATAGCGGCGTTCTTAACAATAGGAGAGATCCTAAGCGCCAAGGGCTACTTGGGCGCCGCCCTGATAATGACGGGGATATGGAACGAGGTCAGGAACCAAGATTAA